From a region of the Salminus brasiliensis chromosome 4, fSalBra1.hap2, whole genome shotgun sequence genome:
- the LOC140554099 gene encoding exocyst complex component 3-like protein 4, translating to MMEDSKCQEDNTTLQVVQTLNKEKKKATEKEEAQTGETSPTSNIKPDSSDTTKKGLLQKIRIRLNNGRTKKRQFLKEEKRTSMDCDFIHNITPKQLSVLEIDKLLQRSCLEEAYPNLLSLRREIQCEKEALGEKTPPVELTNKEKDLSLLYETLRKKLIETVRNSFELPSKEVLGHVVIIIQEEEKREGDLGGIEGWRDAWRSAVQDSVNDTLKQVELDSREENASWLAVHLGHLGKVIVELLEKVKTELVDSYPSNFNVFDTYVSSCHEVVGEHLKKLLGIITKLKDCYSMLDFIINQYCGEKILGSPSLQPEMEKQKALTLPDDFVDQIKDKYCNCLQEDLNTSLGRIIQIEQKEVWDEKATPKTEHEKFTTSEIHIDICRVIASYAENSGKLDADLKKRVLCISLDVLKHFPKRFEEEFTKQSVSLLGSELLDFCLWAKYHVAYTNSFSLLKEHMEGYRESCPDQVAELGREVDGLLLSLRQALLKQFKVEIEPFMENLMTKTWLTTDSDFKELMDRIEIYSGSGKSMRPHPAQSFANDMHYHVVKEYISQLLKNKYSCKGRKNSLAAEKIRDQWGELRRLFSDMGSTLEWLHPLGDQLSKIIEQEKEKDIKKFIEPLIENYPDISETQLSAILFFRDRSIGTYLKKNPVIQHFIEPKQNSEKKNHEHILFSDIK from the exons ATGATGGAAGACAGCAAGTGCCAAGAAGACAACACCACCTTGCAGGTAGTTCAGACCttgaataaagaaaaaaagaaagcaacagaaaaagaagaagcacAGACAGGGGAAACCAGTCCTACATCCAACATTAAGCCTGACTCTTCTGATACAACAA AAAAGGGGCTTCTTCAAAAAATCAGAATACGTCTAAATAATggaagaacaaaaaagagacaATTCTtaaaggaggagaaaaggaCAAGTATGGATTGTGATTTCATCCATAATATTACACCTAAACAGCTGTCAG TTTTGGAGATTGATAAACTTTTACAAAGGAGTTGTTTGGAAGAGGCCTATCCGAACCTGCTGTCTTTGAGACGAGAGATTCAGTGTGAGAAGGAAGCTCTGGGTGAGAAGACCCCTCCAGTGGAATTAACTAATAAAGAGAAAGATCTTTCTCTGCTTTATGAGACCCTGAGGAAGAAACTGATTGAAACAGTCAGAAACTCTTTTGAACTGCCTTCCAAAGAAGTGTTGGGGCATGTGGTCATCATCAtccaggaggaggaaaagagagaaggagacctGGGGGGGatagagggatggagggatgccTGGAGATCTGCAGTACAGGATAGTGTGAATGACACACTCAAACAAGTCGAGCTGGACAGTCGTGAAGAAAACGCTTCCTGGTTGGCAGTGCACTTGGGTCATCTGGGCAAAGTGATTGTGGAACTGTTGGAGAAAGTGAAGACAGAGCTTGTAGACTCATACCCATCCAACTTTAATGTGTTTGACACCTACGTTTCTTCCTGTCATGAGGTTGTTGGAGAACACCTGAAGAAGCTTTTGGGAATTATCACAAAACTTAAAGACTGTTATTCCATGCTAGATTTCATCATCAACCAATATTGTGG TGAGAAGATACTTGGTAGTCCCTCTTTGCAGCCAGAGATGGAGAAACAGAAGGCTCTCACACTTCCTGATGACTTTGTAGATCAGATTAAGGACAAATACTGTAACTGTCTACAG GAAGACCTCAACACCTCGTTGGGGAGAATCATTCAAATCGAGCAGAAGGAAGTGTGGGATGAGAAAGCAACACCCAAGACAGAACATGAAAAATTCACAACTTCTGAAATACACATAGACATCTGCAGA gTAATAGCATCGTATGCTGAAAATTCTGGAAAGCTTGATGCAGACTTGAAAAAGAGAGTTCTGTGCATCTCCCTGGACGTTCTGAAGCACTTTCCTAAAag ATTTGAGGAAGAGTTTACAAAGCAAAGTGTCTCCTTGTTAGGCTCAGAGTTACTGGACTTTTGCCTGTGGGCTAAATATCATGTTGCATATACAAACAGCTTCAGCTTACTCAA agagcacatggagggctacAGGGAAAGCTGTCCAGATCAGGTGGCGGAGCTGGGGAGGGAAGTTGACGGGCTGCTTCTTAGTTTGAGGCAAGCTCTGCTGAAACAGTTCAAAGTTGAAATTGAG CCCTTCATGGAGAATTTGATGACCAAGACATGGCTCACCACAGACAGTGATTTCAAAGAGTTAATGGACAGAATAGAGATCTACTCTGGAAGTGGTAAATCCATGAGACCTCACCCTGCACAA TCCTTCGCCAATGACATGCATTACCATGTGGTGAAAGAGTACATATCTCAGCTACTAAAGAACAAGTACTCATGCAAAGGCAGGAAGAACAGTCTCGCTGCTGAAAAGATTAGAGACCAGTGGGGTGAGCTCAGGAGGTTGTTCAGTGATATG GGATCAACCTTAGAATGGCTTCATCCACTAGGAGACCAACTTAGCAAAATCATTgaacaggagaaggagaaagacataaaaaaatTCATAGAGCCTTTGATTGAAAATTATCCTGACATCAG TGAGACACAACTGTCAGCCATTCTGTTCTTCAGAGACAGGAGTATTGGGACGTATTTAAAAAAGAACCCAGTCATTCAGCACTTCATTGAGCCCAAACAGAATTCTGAGAAGAAAAATCATGAGCACATCCTCTTCAGTGACATTAAG TAA
- the LOC140554100 gene encoding exocyst complex component 3-like protein 4, translating to MEINELLKRDCLEEAYPHLLFLQLEIQREQEALGEKSPPVELINKEKDLSLLYGTLRHKVNDIIRHSCELPSKEVLGHVVIIIQEEEKREGDLRGMGGWRGAWRDAVLNGVRDTLKGVQLDSREENASWLAVHLGHLGKVIVELLEKVKTELVDSYPSNFNVFDTYVSSCHEVVGEHLKDFLGKITELRDCYSMLDFIINQYHGEKILGSPSLQPEMEKQKALTLPDDFVDQIKDKYCNWLQEDLNTSLGRIIKIEQKEVWDEKATPKTEHEKFTTSEIHIDICRVIASYAKNSGNLNADLKKRVLCGCLKVLKHFPKRFEKEFTKQSVSLLGSEPLDFCLWAKYHVAYTNSFSLLKEHMEGYRESCPDQVVELGREVDRLLLSLRQALLKQFKVEIEPFMENLMTKTWLTTDRDFKELMARIEIYSGSGKSMRPHPAQSFTNDMHYHVVKEYISQLLKNKYSCKGRKNSLAAEKIRDQWGELRRLFSDMGSTLEWLHPLGDQLSKIIEQEKEKDIQNFIEPLIENYPDISETQLSAILFFRDRSIGTYLKKNPVIQHFIEPKQNSGKKNHKHILFSDIK from the exons ATGGAGATTAATGAACTTTTAAAACGTGATTGTTTGGAAGAGGCCTATCCGCACCTGCTGTTTCTGCAGCTGGAGATTCAGCGTGAGCAGGAAGCTCTGGGTGAGAAGAGCCCTCCAGtggaattaattaataaagagaAAGATCTGTCTCTGCTTTATGGGACCCTGAGGCACAAAGTGAATGACATTATTCGACACTCCTGTGAACTGCCTTCCAAAGAAGTGCTGGGGCATGTGGTCATCATCATCcaggaagaggaaaagagagaaggagatctGAGAGGGATGGGGGGATGGAGAGGTGCTTGGAGAGATGCAGTGCTGAATGGTGTTAGGGACACACTCAAAGGAGTCCAGCTGGACAGTCGTGAAGAAAACGCTTCCTGGTTGGCAGTGCACTTGGGTCATCTGGGCAAAGTGATTGTGGAACTGTTGGAGAAAGTGAAGACAGAGCTTGTAGACTCATACCCATCCAACTTTAATGTGTTTGACACCTACGTTTCTTCCTGTCATGAGGTTGTTGGAGAACACCTGAAGGATTTTCTGGGAAAAATCACAGAACTTAGAGACTGTTATTCCATGCTAGATTTCATCATCAATCAATATCATGG TGAGAAGATACTTGGTAGTCCCTCTTTGCAGCCAGAGATGGAGAAACAGAAGGCTCTCACACTTCCTGATGACTTTGTAGATCAGATTAAGGACAAATACTGTAACTGGCTACAG GAAGACCTCAACACCTCGTTGGGTAGAATCATTAAAATCGAGCAGAAGGAAGTGTGGGATGAGAAAGCAACACCCAAGACAGAACATGAAAAATTCACAACTTCTGAAATACACATAGACATCTGCAGA GTAATAGCATCGTATGCTAAGAATTCTGGAAATCTAAATGCAGACCTGAAAAAGAGAGTTCTGTGTGGCTGCCTGAAGGTTCTGAAGCACTTTcctaaaag ATTTGAGAAAGAATTCACCAAGCAGAGTGTTTCCTTATTAGGCTCAGAACCACTGGACTTTTGTCTATGGGCTAAATATCATGTTGCATATACAAACAGCTTCAGCTTACTCAA agagcacatggagggctacAGGGAAAGCTGTCCAGATcaggtggtggagctggggaggGAAGTTGACAGGCTGCTTCTCAGTCTGAGGCAAGCTCTGCTGAAACAGTTCAAAGTTGAAATTGAG CCCTTCATGGAGAATTTGATGACCAAGACATGGCTCACCACAGACAGGGATTTCAAAGAGTTAATGGCCAGAATAGAGATCTACTCTGGAAGTGGTAAATCCATGAGACCTCACCCTGCACAA TCCTTCACCAATGACATGCATTACCATGTGGTGAAAGAGTACATATCTCAGCTACTAAAGAACAAGTACTCATGCAAAGGCAGGAAGAACAGTCTCGCTGCTGAAAAGATTAGAGACCAGTGGGGTGAGCTCAGGAGGTTGTTCAGTGATATG GGGTCAACCTTAGAATGGCTTCATCCACTAGGGGACCAACTTAGCAAAATCATTgaacaggagaaggagaaagacaTACAAAATTTCATAGAGCCTTTGATTGAAAATTATCCTGACATCAG TGAGACACAACTGTCAGCCATTCTGTTCTTCAGAGACAGGAGTATTGGGACGTATTTAAAAAAGAACCCAGTCATTCAGCACTTCATTGAGCCCAAACAGAATTCTGGGAAGAAAAATCATAAGCACATCCTCTTCAGTGACATTAAG TAA